Genomic segment of Hordeum vulgare subsp. vulgare unplaced genomic scaffold, MorexV3_pseudomolecules_assembly, whole genome shotgun sequence:
CCTCTTTTATGCGGGTTTCCACTTTAAGCAATGATTTTAGAATCCGATTCAATAGAAAATGAGAAAATATGCAAACAAAATAGAAGAAACAAATGTATATAGGATATTGATATTATATTATATATTCCTAGGTTAGATTCATTATCTAATCCGATATATGGATATAGAATTCCCTTCTATGTAGTTCGGACAATTCACATTTCAATTTGATTTCAATTTGTACTTTTTAGTTACTTTACTTCTCCCCAATAGAGCTTAGAAGTAAGAATTTTTTGGTTGATTGTATCCTTAaccatttctttttttttgacacgaggaACTACTCACCATGAATCCACTaattgctgctgcttctgttatTGCTGCTGGATTGGCCGTAGGGCTTGCTTCTATTGGACCTGGAGTTGGTCAAGGTACTGCTGCAGGACAAGCTGTAGAAGGTATTGCGAGACAGCCAGAAGCAGAAGGTAAAATACGAGGTACTTTATTGCTTAGTCTAGCTTTTATGGAAGCTTTAACAATTTATGGACTAGTTGTGGCACTAGCGCTTTTATTTGCGAACCCTTTTGTTTAATCCTAAAAAAAAAAGTTCTTTCGATTTCGATTAgatacttttttctttttttagtaaATTGGTATTTGCTTCCGCAATTCCAATTATATCAATACTTTATTTAATTTACTCCTATTTATTACTCCTGGAATTATCTATTTATCGGGACAGATAATACCGCATTCTAGGAAGGGCTGAGTTGAGTATGATTAATTTAGAAGATATGCTCGCCTTCTTATTTCCCGTCCTTAGTTTAGGAAAGTGGaaagttttttccttttattttaggaATTTTGGGAACGGAACATTTCAACAAAGGAAGCCTTTCACCGGTCAAACAAGACCTAAGACTTAATCTAAAAGAAATTACTAGATTGAATCTATTTGCATTAAAAAAACCGATCAAAAAAGGGCGAGCGAAGTAAGTGATCGAAAAACTTTGTTCTTTGTTCGTCCTATCTATAAGAGGAGAGCATATGAAAAATGTAACCCATTCTTTCGTTTTTTTAGCTCACTGGCCATCCGCTGGCAGTTTCGGGCTTAATACCGATATTTTAGCAACAAATCTAATAAATCTAACTGTAGTGGTtggtgttttgattttttttggaaagggAGTGTGTGCGAGTTGTCTATTTCAAGAATAGATTGGATCTATCCGGCTGCACTTTAGAATATTTTTTAGTATTTTTCGGATAAATAAGAAAAGGGTGCACGATCTCGACGAATTACTTCTGAATAAATTCAGAAATCATATGGAAGAACCATAGCATTTCGCGACTCATTGGTAAATCAATTTTGATTCTCTATAAACCAAGAATGTGAGACCATTAACACGGTTAAAGCTAAACTGCTTGAAGTCCAGGCAAAAAGAGGTACTCTTTCTACAACTATATTAGTATTAGTACCGAATTTAAACGGGAAATAGCTAATGTAAAATTTATCTGATATAGAACACTCATATCGATAAAATGGTTTGAACTATTtactagaaaaaaaaagaaggggcaCCCTGCCCTTTTTTAACCAATGCCGAATCGACGACCTATGTATAAAAAAGAGAAATTTTTtggatttgaagaaaaaaaaaaaagaattctattaattttcattttCCATTTATTTAGTTAGTTTTTCTTAATGAAATTGAAATTATTAACTAAAGggcaaatataaataaagaaacaactttgctgaccatgatatatttttatctaggcGGAAGAGTCCTCTTAATATTTATCTAGTCTTATATAGGTTTCGGTATATTGAAATATAAACATAAAAAATAAGATAGAGGATAGGCTCATTACTTATACTTAAAAAAAGATATGGAAATTGctatagcaaaaaaagaaaaaaaggagcgtGAGAGCCAAATGAATCGAAAGATTCATGTTTGGTTCGGGAAGAGATCATAAAAGTTGTAAACTTACAAAATAATCTACTTTCATTAAAAGATTTATTAGATAATCGAAAACAGAGGATCTTGAGTACTATTCGAAATTCAGAAGAATTGCGTAGAGGGACCATTGAGCAACTCGAAAAAGCTCGGATTCGATTACAGAAAGTCGAACTAGAAGCGGATGAGTATCGAATGAATGGATACTCTGAGATAGAACGAGAAAAAGCAAATTTGATTAATGCTACTTCTATTAGTTTGGAACAATTAGAAAAGTCTAAAAACGAAACCCTTTATTTTGaaaaacaaagggcaatgaatCAGGTCCGACAGCGGGTTTTCCAACAGGCCGTACAAGGAGCTCTAGGAACTCTGAATAGTTGTTTGAATACCGAGTTACATTTCCGTACGATTCGTGCTAATATTGGCATTCTCGGGTCCCTGGAATGGAAGagataattaaattaattaggcCTTGAACTTCTACTTTCGTTTAGAATTTAGGCATTATTTTTCCCCTTGCTTTCGAAAAAAGAGTCAAGAAACACTAATGGCAACCCTTCGAGTCGACGAAATTCATAAAATTCTCCGCGAACGTATTGAACAATATAATAGGAAAGTAGGGATTGAGAATATAGGTCGCGTAGTTCAAGTGGGGGATGGGATTGCTCGTATTATAGGTCTTGGTGAAATAATGTCGGGTGAATTAGTCCAATTTGCAGAAGGTACTAGGGGTATTGCTCTGAATTTGGAATCCAAAAATGTTGGGATTGTATTAATGGGCGATGGGTTGATGATACAAGAGGGCAGTTTTGTAAAAGCAACAGGAAGAATTGCTCAGATACCCGTGAGTGAGGCTTACTTGGGTCGTGTTGTAAATGCTCTGGCTAAACCTATTGATGGGAAAGGCGAAATTATAGCTTCCGAATCTCGCTTAATTGAATCTCCTGCTCCAAGTATAATTTCCAGGCGTTCCGTATACGAACCTCTTCAAACAGGGCTTATTGCTATCGATTCGATGATTCCTATAGGGCGCGGTCAGCGAGAGTTAATTATTGGGGACAGACAGACTGGCAAAACAGCAGTAGCTACAGATACAATTCTCAATCAAAAAGGGCaaggtgtaatatgtgtttatgtAGCTATCGGTCAAAGAGCATCCTCCGTAGCTCAAGTAGTAACTACTTTCCATGAGGAGGGGGCCATGGAATACACTATTGTAGTAGCTGAAATGGCGGATTCACCTGCTACATTACAATACCTCGCTCCTTATACGGGAGCAGCCCTGGCTGAGTATTTTATGTACCGCGAACGGCATACTTTAATAATTTATGATGATCTCTCCAAACAGGCACAAGCTTATCGCCAAATGTCCCTTCTATTAAGAAGACCTCCCGGCCGTGAGGCTTATCCAGGGGATGTTTTTTATTTGCATTCACGCCTTTTAGAAAGAGCCGCTAAATTAAATTCTCTTTTAGGCGAAGGAAGTATGACCGCTTTACCAATAGTTGAGACTCAATCTGGAGACGTTTCCGCCTATATTCCTACTAATGTAATCTCCATTACAGATGGACAAATATTCTTATCGGCGGATCTATTCAATGCCGGAATTCGACCCGCTATTAATGTGGGTATTTCTGTTTCCAGAGTAGGATCCGCGGCTCAAATTAAAGCCATGAAACAAGTAGCTGGCAAATCAAAATTGGAACTAGCTCAATTCGCAGAGTTACAAGCCTTTGCACAATTCGCCTCTGCTCTCGATAAAACAAGTCAGAATCAATTGGCAAGGGGTCGACGATTAAGGGAATTGCTTAAACAATCCCAGGCAAATCCTCTCCCAGTGGAAGAGCAGATAGCTACTATTTATACCGGAACAAGAGGATATCTTGATTCGTTAGAAATCGAACAGGTAAATAAATTTCTGGATGAGTTACGTAAACACCTAAAAGATACTAAACCTCAATTCCAAGAAATTATATCTTCTAGCAAGACATTCACCGAGCAAGCGGAAATCCTTTTGAAGGAAGCTATTCAGGAACAGCTGGAACGGTTTTCCCTTCAGTAACAAATAAATTTGGCATATCTACTCTTGTTATTTTGCATGTCTACTCTTGTTATTTGAATCATGCAaaaaagttttctttgtttttagttTAGTATAGTTATTTAAAGAATAGATAGAAATAAGATTGCGTCCAATAGGATTTGAACCTATACCAAAGGTTTAGAAGACCTCTGTCCTATCCATTAGACAATGGACGCTTTTCTTTCgtattttattctttcttttattctttcttttatttgttgtcttcttccgagAAAAAACTGTTAGACCAAAACTCTTTTAGGAAATCAAAAAATCCAGATACAAATGGATGATGTATATATCATGCATATATCATTAAAGAAGGAGTATGGGGCCGGTAGTGGGAATCGAACCCGCAACCCCAAGGTTATGAGACTTATGAGCTACCAAACTGCTCTATACTCTTAAACTAAAGAGGGGTAACTAGTGGATAAAAGAGGGTTCGATACGTCCCTCTACCATATCTATACAAATAGAATAGTCCATTTATACAGAATGGTAAAGAGGGCTCCTCTATGATTATCAATTCCAGAAATCCATACAAATACGAAAGGGTATTTTATCCTTACCAACTGGATCTTGTTGCACCCGGTAATAAACATTCATAAACCATTTCTCGAAGTACGTGTCCGGATAGCCCAAAATGTCGATAGTTAGCTCTAGGTCTTCCGGTCAAAAAACAACGTCGATGAAGGCGTGTAGGTGCACTATTACGCGGTAGGGATTGcaatttttctcgcattttcgttttTTCACTCAAACTCAAGGGAGAAACTTTGCTTCTTATCTTTTTTTTTAAAGATTGACgaatcaaatgatatttctgttctAATTTCTGCCGCTTCTTCTCCCTCTGAATCAAACTCTTTTTTGCCATAATGTGCCGTTGCTATTATTATCAAGTATACGGTTCTAATCCTAGatggaaaaataaatagaaaaagaaatttaAGAAGGCGGATCCTCCCTCTCTATCAAGAGTAATGAACTAGGTGCTGATACAGTACAAAAAAACAAACTAAATTAACCAAACTTGCCTGATGTTGAGGCAATCAAGAAAGCTGCATAAGTGAATATATAACCCACGGAAAAGTGAGCTAATCCAACCAATCTTGCTTGCACAATGGAAAGAGCCACAGGCTTATCTCTCCAGCGAATTAAATTAGCTAAAGGTGTGCGTTCATGAGCCCATGCTAAAGTCTCAATTAATTCCTGCCAATACCCCCGCCAAGAAATTAAGAACATAAATCCAGTAGCCCAAACAAGATGTCCAAATAAGAACATCCAAGCCCATACCGATAAACTATTCATCCCAAAAGGATTATATCCATTGATAAGTTGTGAAGAGTTTAACCATAGGTAATCTCTTAACCATCCCATCAAATAAgtggaggattcattaaattgtgAAACGTTGCCCTGCCATAATGTGATATGTTTCCAATGCCAATAAAAAGTAACCCACCCAATGGTATTTAACATCCAGAAAACTGCCAAATAAAATGCGTCCCAAGCAGAAATATCACAAGTACCGCCGCGCCCTGGGCCGTCACAAGGAAAACTATACCCAAAATCCTTTTTATCCGGCATTAATTTGGAACCGCGTGCGTCTAAAGCGCCCTTTACTAAAATCAATGTAGTTGTATGCAAACCTAGAGCAATAGCATGATGAACCAAGAAATCCCCAGGTCCTATTGTTAAGAAAAGCGAATTACTATTCTCATTAACAGCATTCAACCATCCGGGCAACCATAGGCTTCGACCCGCATTGAAAGCGGggccattcgttgaagataagagtATATCGAACCCATATGTCGTCTTGCCATGAGCAGATTGTATCCATTGGGCAAATATAGGTTCGATCAAGATTTGCTTTTCTGGAGTACCAAAAGCAAGCATGACGTCGTTATGAACATAAAGGCCCAAGGTATGGAATCCTAGAAAGAGGCTAGCCCAACTTAAATGAGATATGATAGCTTCTTTATGGTCTAACATTCTTGCCAATACATTATCCTCATTCTGTTCCGGATTGTAATCCCTAATGAAAAAAATAGCTCCATGAGCAAAAGCCCCTGTCATGATGAACCCCGCAATATATTGGTGATGAGTATATAAAGCAGCTTGAGTAGTAAAGTCTTGTGCTATGAATGCATAAGGAGGTAAAGAGTACATATGTTGAGCTACTAAGGAAGTAATAACCCCTAAAGAAGCTAGAGCAAGACCTAACTGAAAATGAATCGAATTGTTGATTGTGTCATAAAGGCCCTTATGCCCACGCCCTAATCGACCCCCCGGA
This window contains:
- the LOC123421980 gene encoding photosystem I P700 chlorophyll a apoprotein A2, which gives rise to MELRFPRFSQGLAQDPTTRRIWFGIATAHDFESHDDITEERLYQNIFASHFGQLAIIFLWTSGNLFHVAWQGNFESWIQDPLHVRPIAHAIWDPHFGQPAVEAFTRGGAAGPVNIAYSGVYQWWYTIGLRTNEDLYTGALFLLFLSTLSLIASWLHLQPKWKPSLSWFKNAESRLNHHLSGLFGVSSLAWTGHLVHVAIPASRGEYVRWNNFLDVLPYPQGLGPLLTGQWNLYAQNPDSSNHLFGTAQGAGTAILTLLGGFHPQTQSLWLTDMAHHHLAIAFIFLIAGHMYRTNFGIGHSIKDLLEAHTPPGGRLGRGHKGLYDTINNSIHFQLGLALASLGVITSLVAQHMYSLPPYAFIAQDFTTQAALYTHHQYIAGFIMTGAFAHGAIFFIRDYNPEQNEDNVLARMLDHKEAIISHLSWASLFLGFHTLGLYVHNDVMLAFGTPEKQILIEPIFAQWIQSAHGKTTYGFDILLSSTNGPAFNAGRSLWLPGWLNAVNENSNSLFLTIGPGDFLVHHAIALGLHTTTLILVKGALDARGSKLMPDKKDFGYSFPCDGPGRGGTCDISAWDAFYLAVFWMLNTIGWVTFYWHWKHITLWQGNVSQFNESSTYLMGWLRDYLWLNSSQLINGYNPFGMNSLSVWAWMFLFGHLVWATGFMFLISWRGYWQELIETLAWAHERTPLANLIRWRDKPVALSIVQARLVGLAHFSVGYIFTYAAFLIASTSGKFG
- the LOC123421983 gene encoding ATP synthase subunit alpha, chloroplastic — protein: MATLRVDEIHKILRERIEQYNRKVGIENIGRVVQVGDGIARIIGLGEIMSGELVQFAEGTRGIALNLESKNVGIVLMGDGLMIQEGSFVKATGRIAQIPVSEAYLGRVVNALAKPIDGKGEIIASESRLIESPAPSIISRRSVYEPLQTGLIAIDSMIPIGRGQRELIIGDRQTGKTAVATDTILNQKGQGVICVYVAIGQRASSVAQVVTTFHEEGAMEYTIVVAEMADSPATLQYLAPYTGAALAEYFMYRERHTLIIYDDLSKQAQAYRQMSLLLRRPPGREAYPGDVFYLHSRLLERAAKLNSLLGEGSMTALPIVETQSGDVSAYIPTNVISITDGQIFLSADLFNAGIRPAINVGISVSRVGSAAQIKAMKQVAGKSKLELAQFAELQAFAQFASALDKTSQNQLARGRRLRELLKQSQANPLPVEEQIATIYTGTRGYLDSLEIEQVNKFLDELRKHLKDTKPQFQEIISSSKTFTEQAEILLKEAIQEQLERFSLQ